One Alligator mississippiensis isolate rAllMis1 chromosome 1, rAllMis1, whole genome shotgun sequence genomic window carries:
- the GPR75 gene encoding probable G-protein coupled receptor 75, which translates to MSVNLSARPAPANGSVLPAGNGSGAGAGAALGALVPAGTLVPCACLLAVVFCLGSYGNLIVFLSFFDPALRKFRTSFDVLVLNLSLCDLCVCGAAAPMLAALLFSASAAPRLPPAFCFTFHLTSSGFVIMSLKTVAVIALHRLRMVLGKQPDRAASFPGTLLLALLLWATSFTLAALATWRTRRSRLCLPMSRPAAGEGKLILYLYVIDFICCVAVVSVSYVMIAQALRRNAQVRKCPPIMAGDVSRPQPFAGGGDGVQCTVPALYRNQSYNKLQHVQAHGYAKSLGQLPGPAAGRLQLVTAMNLSAAKDSKAVVTCVIIVLSVLVCCLPLGISLVQDVVSSNSGFLLYQFELCGFTLIFFKSGLNPFIYSRNSAGLRRRVLWCLQYVALVFFCCKQKTRLRAMGKGSLEVNRNKSSHHETNSAYMLSPKPQKRFVDQACGPSHSKESVLSPKASVGHQHYAQSSSTPMNTRIEPYYSIYNSSPSQEVSTPNGLQPLNSSFGFAKSHIATHYHTTNDLVRDYDSASAKQIPVPSV; encoded by the coding sequence ATGAGCGTGAACCTGTCGGCGCGGCCGGCCCCGGCCAACGGCTCGGTGCTGCCGGCGGGCAACGGCAGCGGGGCGGGAGCGGGGGCGGCGCTGGGCGCGCTGGTGCCGGCGGGCACGTTGGTGCCGTGCGCCTGCCTGCTGGCCGTGGTCTTCTGCCTGGGCTCGTACGGCAACCTCATCGTCTTCCTGTCCTTCTTCGACCCCGCGCTGCGCAAGTTCCGCACCAGCTTCGACGTGCTGGTGCTCAACCTGTCCCTGTGCGACCTGTGCGTGTGCGGCGCCGCCGCGCCCATGCTGGCCGCCCTGCTCTTCTCGGCCTCggccgccccgcgcctgccgccCGCCTTCTGCTTCACCTTCCACCTCACCAGCTCTGGCTTTGTCATCATGTCTCTCAAGACGGTAGCCGTCATCGCCCTGCACCGCCTGCGCATGGTGCTGGGCAAGCAGCCTGACCGTGCCGCCTCCTTCCCCGGcaccctgctgcttgccctgctgctctgggccaCCAGCTTCACCCTGGCCGCCCTGGCCACCTGGAGGACCCGCcgctcccgcctctgcctccccatgtcCCGCCCAGCCGCAGGCGAAGGGAAGCTCATTCTGTACCTGTATGTCATCGACTTTATCTGCTGCGTGGCCGTGGTCTCCGTCTCCTACGTCATGATAGCCCAGGCCCTGCGGAGGAACGCCCAGGTGAGGAAGTGCCCTCCCATCATGGCGGGGGACGTCTCCCGCCCGCAGCCATTTGCCGGAGGTGGGGACGGCGTCCAGTGCACCGTGCCTGCCCTGTACAGGAACCAGAGCTACAACAAGCTTCAGCACGTCCAGGCCCACGGCTACGCCAAGAGCCTCGGCCAGCTGCCAGGCCCCGCAGCCGGCAGGCTCCAGCTGGTGACCGCCATGAACTTGTCGGCTGCCAAAGACTCCAAAGCCGTGGTGACCTGCGTGATCATTGTCCTGTCGGTCTtagtctgctgcctgcccctgggcatcTCCTTAGTGCAGGATGTGGTGTCCAGTAACAGTGGCTTCCTCCTCTACCAGTTTGAGCTGTGTGGATTTACCCTTATTTTTTTCAAGTCTGGATTAAATCCTTTTATATATTCTCGGAACAGCGCCGGACTGAGGAGGAGAGTCCTTTGGTGCCTGCAGTATGTAGCCCttgtttttttctgctgcaaGCAGAAGACGAGGCTTCGAGCCATGGGCAAAGGGAGCCTGGAGGTTAACAGGAACAAGTCATCCCATCATGAAACCAATTCGGCCTACATGTTGTCTCCAAAACCTCAGAAAAGGTTTGTGGACCAGGCTTGTGGTCCGAGTCACTCCAAGGAAAGCGTGTTGAGCCCCAAGGCTTCTGTCGGACATCAGCACTATGCTCAGAGCAGCTCCACCCCAATGAATACCCGTATCGAACCCTATTACAGCATCTATAACAGCAGCCCTTCCCAGGAAGTGAGCACCCCAAATGGCTTACAGCCTCTAAACTCTTCTTTTGGGTTTGCCAAATCCCATATTGCCACACACTATCATACCACTAACGACCTGGTCCGGGATTACGACAGCGCTTCGGCTAAGCAGATCCCAGTCCCTTCAGTTTGA